CCACCGGGACCGCGGTCAGACCCGAGGACCTGGACGATTTTCTCCGTAGTCTTCCCCGGGAACTGGCGGTTATCCTGGACGAAGCTTATTACGAGTACCTTCCCGAAGAATGGCGGTACGACGGCATCGCGCGCCTGGGAGACCCGGCGTATCCGCACTTGATTTTATTGCGGACGTTTTCCAAGGCCTACGGGTTGGCCGGATTGCGTATCGGCTACGGAATTTCCACCCCCGAGTTTATCGATGTCCTCAACCGGGTGCGTCAGCCGTTCAACACCAACTCCCTGGCCCAGGCCGGGGCCCTGGCGGCCCTGGGAGACCAAGAACATGTGGAGAAGACCCTGCGGGTAAACCGGGAGGGGATGCTGCAGCTGGAGGAAGGTTTCCGCCGACTGGGGCTTGCTTACGTACCCACCTTCGCCAACTTCATCTTGGTCCGGGTCGGCGACGGCGACGCCGTTTTCAGGCGGTTGCTCGCCCGAGGGGTGATCGTGCGTCCCATGGGGGGGTACCGGCTTCCCGAGTATATCCGGGTGACGATCGGGCTCCCCGAGGAAAACCGCCGCTTTCTCCGGGAGCTGGCGGCGGCCTTGGAACAAACCTGACGACGTGAGGTGACTGCCATGAATCCGGACAATATCGTCATCACCATGGACGGAACGTGCGGCTCGGGGAAATCGACCATTGCCAAGCGCCTGGCCGACCGGCTGGGCATCATCTACCTCGATACCGGAGCCATGTACCGGGCGCTGACGTGGAAAGCGCTGCAATCGGGAGCGGATTTGGAGGATGAGGAAGCTCTGGCGCGCTTGGCCGAGAGGACCGAAATTCGACTGGAGCGCGGGGATGAGGGAACTCGGGTGTTCGTCGACGGCGGCGAAGTCACCCGGGAGATAAGAACTCCCGAAGTCACCAACGCCGTAAAATTCCTGGCGGACCCACCCGCGGTCCGCGAAATCCTGGTGCGGCGCCAGCGGGAGATCGGGGCCATGCGCCCGGTGGTCGCCGAGGGCCGCGACACCGGCACCGTGGTCTTCCCCGCCGCCGATTTCAAGTTTTTTATCGACGCTCCGATCGAGGTCAGGACCGATCGGCGGTACCGGGAGTTTCTGCAGAAAGGGATCAAGACCACCCGGGAAGAAGTGGAACGCGACCTGAAGGCGCGCGACCATGCCGACTATTCCCGCCCGGTCGGAGCCCTGAAGATGGCCGAAGACGGAATCCTGGTCGATACCGGCCAAACCAACGATATCCAGGCCAACCTCGAAAAACTGGTCGGGATCATCGAATCGAAGC
Above is a genomic segment from bacterium containing:
- the cmk gene encoding (d)CMP kinase codes for the protein MNPDNIVITMDGTCGSGKSTIAKRLADRLGIIYLDTGAMYRALTWKALQSGADLEDEEALARLAERTEIRLERGDEGTRVFVDGGEVTREIRTPEVTNAVKFLADPPAVREILVRRQREIGAMRPVVAEGRDTGTVVFPAADFKFFIDAPIEVRTDRRYREFLQKGIKTTREEVERDLKARDHADYSRPVGALKMAEDGILVDTGQTNDIQANLEKLVGIIESKRGKI
- the hisC gene encoding histidinol-phosphate transaminase; translation: MSMIKKLVCKTIFNISPYQPGKPIEEVAREIGIEDVSSISKLASNENPLGPSPRALEAIRAKLPMLNLYPDGNGYYLKQALAEKLGVGVDQLILGNGSNEILELVSHLVAGQGKKVVYSGTSFAIYMIMSHIFGMSSIEVPMCDFVNDLEGLAAAVTPDVALLFLCNPNNPTGTAVRPEDLDDFLRSLPRELAVILDEAYYEYLPEEWRYDGIARLGDPAYPHLILLRTFSKAYGLAGLRIGYGISTPEFIDVLNRVRQPFNTNSLAQAGALAALGDQEHVEKTLRVNREGMLQLEEGFRRLGLAYVPTFANFILVRVGDGDAVFRRLLARGVIVRPMGGYRLPEYIRVTIGLPEENRRFLRELAAALEQT